Proteins co-encoded in one Cyprinus carpio isolate SPL01 chromosome B5, ASM1834038v1, whole genome shotgun sequence genomic window:
- the LOC122137495 gene encoding proline-rich receptor-like protein kinase PERK14, whose translation MSGPERAVVPTSCPERSCVPKSSQERAFEPSPEPVPARGLRVNKFLVGGYTSPAEVARPIAKATEAVQPWPSELPVSPWFPEPPAPLWPPGLPVLLWPPELPAPSWPPELLALPWVPELIPPWRPPVLYKTVPRGLQSAHPPPLWKLSSAKLVFLFCVSPHVLPVTQFLHLDLINHLVQVCPINSHLSMYLSPSLFSLWCSSHHYVMLCFSLTILPMF comes from the coding sequence ATGTCCGGCCCAGAGAGGGCTGTTGTTCCCACGTCATGCCCAGAGAGGTCTTGTGTCCCCAAGTCCAGCCAGGAGAGGGCTTTTGAGCCCAGCCCAGAGCCGGTCCCAGCCAGGGGACTCAGAGTCAATAAATTTCTGGTTGGGGGTTATACGTCTCCGGCTGAAGTGGCCAGGCCAATTGCCAAGGCCACGGAGGCTGTCCAGCCATGGCCCTCTGAACTACCTGTTTCGCCATGGTTTCCTGAACCGCCTGCTCCGCTATGGCCTCCTGGACTGCCTGTTCTGctatggcctcctgaactgcctgctccgtcatggcctcctgaactgcttGCTCTGCCATGGGTCCCTGAACTGATACCACCCTGGAGGCCTCCCGTCCTGTACAAGACTGTCCCTAGAGGCCTCCAGAGTGCCCACCCCCCTCCCCTCTGGAAGTTAAGTAGCGCGAAACTTGTGTTCCTGTTTTGTGTTTCTCCCCATGTGCTtcccgtgacccagtttctccatCTCGATTTGATTAATCATTTGGTTCAAGTGTGTCCCATTAATTCTCATTTGTCTATGTATTTAAGCCCCAGTCTGTTCAGTCTTTGGTGTTCCAGTCACCATTATGTTATGCTGTGTTTTTCCCTTACCATTCTGCCCATGTTCTAA